The Streptococcus toyakuensis genome has a window encoding:
- the tkt gene encoding transketolase, with amino-acid sequence MSNLSVNAIRFLGIDAINKANSGHPGVVMGAAPMAYSLFTKQLRINPAQPNWINRDRFILSAGHGSMLLYALLHLSGFEDVSMDEIKSFRQWGSKTPGHPEFGHTAGIDATTGPLGQGISTATGFAQAERFLAAKYNREGYNIFDHYTYVICGDGDLMEGVSSEAASYAGLQKLDKLVVLYDSNDINLDGETKDSFTESVRDRYNAYGWHTALVEDGTDLEAIHAAIETAKASGKPSLIEVKTVIGYGSPNKQGTNAVHGAPLGADETAATRQALGWDYEPFEIPEQVYADFKEHVADRGASAYEAWTKLVADYKEAHPELAAELEAIIEGRDPVEVTPADFPALENGFSQATRNSSQDALNVVAAKLPTFLGGSADLAHSNMTYIKTDGLQDDSNRLNRNIQFGVREFAMGTILNGMALHGGLRVYGGTFFVFSDYVKAAVRLSALQGLPVTYVFTHDSIAVGEDGPTHEPVEHLAGLRAMPNLNVFRPADARETQAAWYLAVTSEKTPTALVLTRQNLTVEEGTDFDKVAKGAYVVYENAADFDTILIATGSEVNLAVSAAKELASQGAKVRVVSMPSTDVFDKQDAAYKEEILPNAVRRRVAVEMGASQNWYKYVGLDGAVLGIDTFGASAPAPKVLAEYGFTVENLVKVVQNLK; translated from the coding sequence ATGTCAAATCTATCTGTTAATGCAATTCGTTTCCTAGGTATTGACGCCATTAATAAAGCCAACTCAGGTCACCCAGGTGTGGTTATGGGAGCGGCTCCAATGGCTTATAGCCTCTTTACAAAACAACTTCGTATCAATCCAGCTCAACCAAACTGGATCAACCGCGACCGCTTTATTCTTTCAGCAGGCCATGGTTCAATGCTCCTTTATGCCCTTCTTCATCTTTCTGGTTTTGAAGATGTCAGCATGGATGAGATCAAGAGCTTCCGTCAATGGGGTTCAAAAACACCAGGTCACCCAGAATTTGGCCATACAGCAGGAATTGATGCTACAACAGGTCCCCTAGGTCAAGGGATTTCAACTGCCACTGGTTTTGCCCAGGCAGAACGTTTCTTGGCAGCTAAGTATAACCGTGAAGGCTACAATATCTTTGACCACTATACTTACGTTATCTGTGGAGATGGAGACTTGATGGAAGGTGTCTCAAGCGAGGCAGCTTCATACGCAGGTTTGCAAAAACTAGACAAGTTGGTTGTTCTTTATGATTCAAATGACATCAACTTGGATGGTGAGACAAAAGATTCCTTTACAGAAAGTGTTCGTGACCGTTACAATGCCTACGGTTGGCATACTGCCTTGGTTGAAGATGGAACAGACTTGGAAGCTATCCATGCTGCTATCGAAACAGCTAAAGCTTCAGGTAAGCCATCTTTGATTGAAGTGAAGACTGTTATTGGATACGGTTCTCCAAACAAACAAGGAACTAATGCCGTACACGGTGCTCCTCTTGGAGCAGATGAAACTGCAGCAACTCGTCAAGCCCTTGGTTGGGACTACGAACCATTTGAAATTCCAGAACAAGTTTATGCTGATTTCAAAGAACATGTTGCAGACCGTGGCGCATCAGCTTATGAAGCTTGGACAAAACTAGTCGCAGATTACAAAGAAGCGCATCCAGAATTGGCTGCAGAATTGGAAGCAATTATCGAAGGGCGCGATCCAGTTGAAGTGACTCCAGCAGACTTCCCAGCTTTAGAAAATGGTTTCTCTCAAGCAACTCGTAATTCAAGCCAAGATGCCTTAAATGTTGTGGCGGCTAAGTTACCAACCTTCCTAGGTGGATCAGCTGACCTTGCTCACTCAAACATGACTTATATCAAGACTGACGGACTTCAAGACGATTCCAATCGCTTGAACCGTAACATTCAGTTTGGTGTTCGTGAATTTGCCATGGGAACTATCTTGAACGGGATGGCCCTTCACGGTGGACTTCGTGTATACGGTGGAACTTTCTTCGTCTTCTCTGACTATGTGAAGGCAGCTGTTCGCTTGTCAGCCTTACAAGGACTTCCTGTGACTTATGTCTTTACCCACGATTCTATTGCGGTTGGGGAAGACGGTCCGACTCACGAACCAGTTGAGCATTTAGCAGGTCTTCGTGCTATGCCAAATCTGAATGTTTTCCGTCCAGCAGATGCGCGTGAAACGCAAGCAGCTTGGTACCTTGCAGTGACAAGCGAAAAAACACCAACTGCCCTTGTCTTGACACGTCAAAACTTGACTGTTGAAGAAGGAACAGACTTCGACAAGGTTGCAAAAGGTGCCTATGTTGTCTATGAAAATGCAGCAGACTTTGATACCATCTTGATTGCGACAGGTTCAGAGGTTAATCTTGCTGTCTCAGCTGCCAAAGAATTGGCTAGTCAAGGTGCAAAAGTCCGCGTAGTCAGCATGCCATCTACAGATGTCTTTGATAAACAAGATGCAGCTTACAAGGAAGAAATCCTTCCAAATGCAGTTCGCCGTCGTGTTGCAGTCGAAATGGGTGCAAGTCAAAACTGGTACAAATATGTTGGACTAGATGGTGCTGTTCTTGGTATTGATACCTTCGGAGCCTCTGCCCCAGCACCAAAAGTATTGGCAGAATATGGCTTTACTGTAGAAAATCTAGTAAAAGTCGTTCAAAACTTGAAATAA
- the rnpA gene encoding ribonuclease P protein component, translating to MKKNFRVKREKDFKAIFKEGTSFANRKFVVYQLENQKNHFRVGLSVSKKLGNAVTRNQIKRRIRHIIQNAKGSLVEDVDFVVIARKGVETLGYAEMEKNLLHVLKLSKIYQEGNGSEKEITVD from the coding sequence AGATTTTAAGGCGATTTTCAAGGAAGGGACAAGTTTTGCCAATCGCAAATTTGTTGTCTACCAATTAGAAAACCAGAAAAACCATTTTCGAGTAGGTCTATCAGTTAGCAAAAAGCTGGGGAATGCCGTCACTAGAAATCAAATTAAGCGACGGATTCGGCATATTATCCAGAATGCCAAAGGGAGTCTGGTAGAAGATGTCGACTTTGTTGTCATTGCTCGAAAAGGGGTCGAAACCTTGGGATACGCAGAGATGGAGAAAAATCTACTCCACGTATTAAAATTATCAAAGATTTACCAGGAAGGAAATGGGAGTGAAAAAGAAATTACAGTTGACTAG
- the adhE gene encoding bifunctional acetaldehyde-CoA/alcohol dehydrogenase yields MADKKTVTPEEKKLAAEKHVDGLVQKALVALEEMRKLDQDQVDYIVAKASVAALDAHGELALHAFEETGRGVFEDKATKNLFACEHVVNNMRHTKTVGVIEEDDVTGLTLIAEPVGVVCGITPTTNPTSTAIFKALISLKTRNPIVFAFHPSAQESSAHAAQIVRDAAIKAGAPENCVQWITEPSMEATSALMNHEGIATILATGGNAMVKAAYSCGKPALGVGAGNVPAYVEKSANIRQAAHDIVMSKSFDNGMVCASEQAVIIDKEIYDEFVAEFKSYHTYFVNKKEKALLEEFCFGVKANSKNCAGAKLNADIVGKPATWIAEHAGFTVPEGTNILAAECKEVGENEPLTREKLSPVIAVLKSESREDGISKARQMVEFNGLGHSAAIHTADEELTKEFGKAVKAIRVICNSPSTFGGIGDVYNAFLPSLTLGCGSYGRNSVGDNVSAINLLNIKKVGRRRNNMQWMKLPSKTYFERDSIQYLQKCRDVERVMIVTDHAMVELGFLDRIIEQLDLRRNKVVYQIFADVEPDPDITTVERGTEIMRAFKPDTIIALGGGSPMDAAKVMWLFYEQPEVDFRDLVQKFMDIRKRAFKFPLLGKKTKFIAIPTTSGTGSEVTPFAVISDKANNRKYPIADYSLTPTVAIVDPALVLTVPGFVAADTGMDVLTHATEAYVSQMASDYTDGLALQAIKLVFENLESSVKNADFHSREKMHNASTIAGMAFANAFLGISHSMAHKIGAQFHTIHGRTNAILLPYVIRYNGTRPAKTATWPKYNYYRADEKYQDIARMLGLPASTPEEGVESFAKAVYELGERVGIQMNFKAQGVDEKEWKEHSRELAFLAYEDQCSPANPRLPMVDHMQEIIEDSYYGYKERPGRRK; encoded by the coding sequence ATGGCTGATAAAAAAACTGTGACACCAGAGGAAAAGAAACTCGCTGCTGAAAAGCATGTCGATGGCTTGGTGCAAAAAGCTTTAGTTGCTCTTGAAGAAATGCGTAAACTCGACCAAGATCAGGTCGACTACATCGTAGCTAAAGCGTCAGTGGCAGCTTTGGATGCCCACGGAGAATTGGCTTTACATGCCTTTGAAGAAACAGGACGTGGTGTATTTGAAGATAAAGCAACTAAGAACTTGTTTGCTTGTGAACACGTAGTAAACAACATGCGTCACACTAAAACAGTTGGCGTTATCGAAGAAGACGATGTAACAGGTTTAACTCTTATTGCTGAACCAGTTGGTGTTGTTTGTGGTATCACTCCAACAACTAACCCTACCTCGACAGCAATCTTTAAGGCATTGATTTCATTGAAGACACGTAATCCAATCGTCTTTGCCTTCCACCCATCAGCTCAAGAATCATCAGCTCACGCAGCTCAAATTGTTCGTGATGCTGCGATTAAAGCAGGAGCTCCTGAAAACTGTGTACAGTGGATCACTGAACCATCTATGGAAGCAACTAGTGCCCTTATGAACCACGAAGGTATTGCAACAATCCTTGCAACAGGTGGTAATGCCATGGTTAAAGCGGCGTACTCTTGTGGTAAACCAGCTCTTGGGGTAGGTGCCGGGAACGTTCCAGCTTATGTTGAAAAATCAGCTAACATTCGCCAAGCTGCACACGATATCGTCATGTCTAAATCGTTTGACAACGGTATGGTCTGTGCATCTGAACAAGCGGTTATTATTGATAAAGAAATTTATGATGAATTTGTAGCAGAGTTCAAATCTTACCACACTTACTTTGTAAACAAAAAAGAAAAAGCCCTTCTCGAAGAATTCTGCTTCGGCGTGAAAGCAAACAGCAAAAACTGTGCTGGTGCAAAATTGAACGCTGACATCGTTGGTAAACCGGCAACCTGGATTGCAGAACATGCAGGATTTACAGTTCCAGAAGGAACAAACATTCTTGCTGCAGAATGTAAAGAAGTTGGTGAAAATGAGCCATTGACTCGTGAAAAATTGTCACCAGTTATCGCAGTTTTGAAATCTGAAAGCCGTGAAGATGGTATTTCCAAAGCTCGTCAAATGGTTGAATTTAACGGTCTTGGTCACTCAGCAGCTATCCACACAGCTGACGAAGAATTGACTAAAGAATTTGGTAAAGCTGTTAAAGCTATTCGTGTTATCTGTAACTCACCTTCTACTTTCGGTGGTATCGGGGACGTTTACAATGCCTTCTTGCCATCATTGACACTCGGATGTGGTTCTTACGGACGTAACTCAGTTGGGGATAACGTTAGTGCCATTAACCTTTTGAATATCAAAAAAGTCGGAAGACGGAGAAATAACATGCAATGGATGAAACTTCCTTCAAAAACATACTTTGAACGTGATTCAATTCAATACCTTCAAAAATGTCGTGACGTTGAACGTGTCATGATCGTTACTGACCATGCCATGGTAGAGCTTGGTTTCCTTGATCGTATCATCGAACAACTTGATCTTCGTCGCAATAAGGTTGTTTACCAAATCTTTGCTGATGTAGAACCAGATCCAGATATCACTACAGTTGAACGTGGTACTGAAATCATGCGTGCCTTCAAACCAGATACAATCATCGCTCTTGGTGGTGGATCTCCAATGGATGCTGCTAAAGTAATGTGGCTCTTCTATGAACAACCAGAAGTGGACTTCCGTGACCTTGTTCAAAAATTCATGGATATCCGTAAACGTGCCTTCAAATTCCCATTGCTTGGTAAGAAGACTAAATTCATCGCAATCCCAACAACATCTGGTACAGGATCTGAAGTAACACCATTTGCCGTTATCTCTGATAAAGCAAATAACCGTAAATATCCAATCGCTGACTACTCATTGACACCAACCGTGGCAATCGTAGACCCTGCTTTGGTATTGACAGTTCCTGGATTTGTTGCTGCGGACACTGGTATGGACGTATTGACCCATGCGACTGAAGCTTACGTATCACAAATGGCTAGCGACTACACTGACGGTCTTGCACTTCAAGCCATCAAACTTGTATTCGAAAACCTTGAAAGCTCAGTTAAGAATGCAGACTTCCACTCACGTGAGAAAATGCATAACGCTTCAACAATCGCTGGTATGGCCTTTGCCAATGCCTTCCTAGGTATTTCTCACTCAATGGCCCATAAGATTGGTGCGCAATTCCACACAATCCACGGTCGTACAAATGCAATCTTGCTTCCATACGTTATCCGTTACAACGGTACTCGCCCAGCTAAGACAGCTACATGGCCTAAGTACAACTACTACCGTGCAGACGAGAAATATCAAGATATCGCTCGTATGCTTGGCCTTCCAGCTTCTACACCAGAAGAAGGGGTTGAATCTTTTGCAAAAGCTGTTTACGAACTCGGTGAGCGCGTAGGTATCCAAATGAACTTCAAAGCACAAGGTGTTGACGAAAAAGAATGGAAAGAACATTCACGTGAATTGGCCTTCCTTGCTTATGAAGACCAATGTTCACCTGCAAACCCACGTCTTCCAATGGTTGACCATATGCAAGAAATCATCGAAGATTCTTACTATGGTTACAAAGAAAGACCAGGACGCCGTAAATAA
- the jag gene encoding RNA-binding cell elongation regulator Jag/EloR has translation MVVFTGSTVEEAIQKGLKELDIPRMKAHIKVISREKNGFLGLFGKKPAQVDIEAISETTVIKANQQAVKGVPKEINEQNEPVKTVSQATVDLGHVVEAIKKIEEEGQGVSDEVKAEILKNEKHANTILEETGHIEILNELQLEETALEEEVEIPILESQAEQTESQELEDLGLKVEPSFDIEQVATEVTTYVQTIIDDMDVEATLSNDYNRRSINLQIDTNEPGRIIGYHGKVLKALQLLAQNYLYNRYSRTFYITINVNDYVEHRAEVLQTYAQKLATRVLEEGRSHQTDPMSNSERKIIHRIISRMDGVTSYSEGDEPNRYVVVDTE, from the coding sequence ATGGTAGTATTTACAGGTTCAACTGTTGAAGAAGCAATCCAGAAAGGATTGAAAGAATTAGATATTCCAAGAATGAAGGCTCACATCAAAGTTATTTCTCGTGAAAAAAATGGATTTCTTGGTTTATTTGGTAAAAAACCAGCTCAGGTTGACATTGAAGCTATTAGTGAAACAACTGTCATCAAAGCAAATCAACAAGCTGTGAAGGGTGTTCCTAAAGAAATTAATGAACAAAATGAACCAGTTAAAACAGTTAGTCAAGCGACCGTTGATTTGGGGCATGTTGTAGAAGCGATTAAAAAGATTGAAGAAGAAGGCCAAGGGGTTTCTGATGAAGTCAAGGCTGAAATCTTGAAAAATGAAAAACATGCTAATACCATTTTAGAAGAAACTGGTCACATTGAGATTTTAAATGAATTACAACTTGAAGAAACTGCTCTCGAAGAAGAAGTAGAAATTCCTATTCTTGAAAGCCAAGCCGAGCAAACTGAAAGTCAAGAACTAGAAGACTTGGGCTTGAAGGTTGAACCGAGCTTTGATATTGAACAAGTAGCTACGGAAGTAACGACTTATGTTCAAACAATTATTGATGACATGGATGTTGAAGCTACACTTTCAAATGACTATAACCGTCGTAGCATCAATCTACAAATTGACACCAACGAACCAGGGCGTATTATCGGTTATCATGGTAAAGTCTTGAAGGCCTTGCAACTGTTGGCTCAAAATTATCTTTATAATCGCTATTCAAGAACCTTCTACATTACAATTAATGTCAATGATTATGTTGAACACCGTGCAGAAGTCTTGCAGACCTATGCGCAAAAATTGGCGACTCGTGTTTTAGAAGAAGGGCGCAGTCATCAAACAGATCCAATGTCAAATAGCGAACGCAAGATTATCCATCGTATTATTTCACGTATGGATGGCGTGACTAGTTACTCTGAAGGTGACGAGCCAAATCGCTATGTCGTTGTAGATACAGAATAA
- a CDS encoding MORN repeat-containing protein, whose product MENLENFYEKYRVYLTRPRLELLAVVAIVFCAVLVFFLNIPGKGVLKLDNGTIIYDGSLIRGKMNGQGTITFQNGDHYTGGFSNGAFNGKGTFQSKEGWTYEGDFVNGQAEGKGKLTTEQEVVYEGTFKQGVFQQK is encoded by the coding sequence ATGGAAAATCTTGAGAATTTTTACGAGAAGTATCGTGTCTATCTGACTCGTCCACGTTTAGAGCTTTTAGCAGTAGTTGCCATTGTTTTTTGTGCTGTACTCGTCTTTTTTCTAAATATTCCCGGAAAAGGAGTTCTAAAGCTTGATAATGGAACGATTATTTACGACGGCAGTCTTATCCGTGGTAAAATGAATGGGCAAGGTACCATTACCTTCCAAAACGGGGACCATTATACAGGTGGTTTCAGCAATGGAGCCTTCAATGGAAAAGGTACCTTTCAATCTAAAGAAGGCTGGACCTACGAAGGTGATTTTGTAAATGGTCAGGCTGAAGGAAAAGGGAAACTAACAACAGAACAAGAAGTCGTTTATGAAGGAACTTTTAAACAAGGTGTTTTTCAACAAAAATAG
- a CDS encoding low molecular weight protein-tyrosine-phosphatase — translation MKKLVFVCLGNICRSPMAEFVMKSMTDNYEIQSRATSSWEHGNPIHKGTQGIFQQYEIPYEKGKTSLQISKEDFEAFDYIIGMDASNVSDLRQMCPADCKDKIYSFASESVPDPWYTGDFEETYRRVQEGCRAWLECLEKESEDGKS, via the coding sequence ATGAAAAAACTAGTCTTTGTCTGTTTGGGGAATATTTGTCGCAGCCCTATGGCCGAGTTTGTTATGAAATCAATGACAGATAATTATGAAATCCAAAGTCGAGCGACTTCCTCTTGGGAACATGGTAATCCGATTCATAAGGGAACTCAAGGGATTTTTCAACAGTATGAGATTCCTTATGAAAAAGGCAAGACATCGCTTCAGATTAGTAAGGAAGATTTTGAAGCCTTTGATTATATTATCGGTATGGATGCTTCAAATGTTTCTGACTTACGTCAGATGTGTCCAGCAGACTGTAAAGATAAGATTTACTCATTCGCATCTGAAAGTGTTCCAGATCCTTGGTATACAGGAGATTTTGAGGAAACCTATCGACGTGTTCAAGAGGGTTGCAGGGCTTGGTTAGAATGTTTAGAAAAGGAGAGTGAAGATGGAAAATCTTGA
- the gap gene encoding type I glyceraldehyde-3-phosphate dehydrogenase, protein MVVKVGINGFGRIGRLAFRRIQNVEGVEVTRINDLTDPVMLAHLLKYDTTQGRFDGTVEVKEGGFEVNGKFVKVSAERDPEQIDWANDGVDIVLEATGFFATKAAAEKHLHAGGAKKVVITAPGGSDVKTVVFNTNHDVLDGTETVISGASCTTNCLAPMAKALHDNFGVVEGLMTTIHGYTGDQMLLDGPHRKGDLRRARAATANIVPNSTGAAKAIGLVIPELNGKLDGAAQRVPVPTGSVTELVAVLEKNVTVDEVNAAMKAASNESYGYTEDPIVSSDIVGMSYGSLFDATQTKVLDVDGKQLVKVVSWYDNEMSYTAQLVRTLEYFAKIAK, encoded by the coding sequence ATGGTAGTTAAAGTTGGTATTAACGGTTTCGGACGTATCGGTCGTCTTGCTTTCCGTCGTATCCAAAACGTAGAAGGTGTTGAAGTTACTCGTATCAACGACCTTACAGATCCAGTTATGCTTGCACACTTGTTGAAATACGACACAACTCAAGGTCGTTTCGACGGTACTGTTGAAGTTAAAGAAGGTGGATTCGAAGTTAACGGTAAATTCGTTAAAGTTTCTGCTGAACGTGATCCAGAACAAATCGACTGGGCTAACGACGGTGTAGACATCGTTCTTGAAGCAACTGGTTTCTTTGCTACTAAAGCAGCTGCTGAAAAACACTTGCACGCTGGTGGTGCTAAGAAAGTTGTTATCACTGCTCCTGGTGGATCAGATGTTAAAACAGTTGTATTTAACACTAACCATGACGTTCTTGATGGTACTGAAACAGTTATCTCAGGTGCTTCATGTACTACAAACTGTTTGGCTCCAATGGCTAAAGCTCTTCATGATAACTTTGGTGTTGTAGAAGGATTGATGACTACTATCCACGGTTACACTGGTGACCAAATGCTTCTTGATGGACCACACCGTAAAGGTGACCTTCGCCGTGCTCGTGCTGCTACAGCTAACATCGTTCCTAACTCAACTGGTGCTGCTAAAGCAATCGGTTTGGTTATCCCTGAATTGAACGGTAAATTGGACGGAGCTGCTCAACGTGTTCCTGTTCCAACAGGTTCTGTAACTGAATTGGTAGCAGTTCTTGAAAAGAACGTTACTGTTGATGAAGTGAACGCAGCTATGAAAGCAGCTTCAAATGAATCATACGGTTACACAGAAGATCCAATCGTATCTTCAGATATCGTAGGTATGTCTTACGGTTCATTGTTTGACGCAACTCAAACTAAAGTTCTTGACGTTGACGGTAAACAATTGGTTAAAGTTGTATCATGGTACGACAACGAAATGTCATACACTGCACAACTTGTTCGTACTCTTGAATACTTCGCAAAAATTGCTAAATAA
- a CDS encoding RluA family pseudouridine synthase, producing MKFTFTLPDSLPQMTVKQLLEEQLLIPRKIRHFLRIKKHILINQREVHWNEIVSPGDVCQLTFDKEDYPEKEIPWGNPDLVQEVYQDQHLIIVNKPERMKTHGNHPNEIALLNHVSAYVGQTCYVVHRLDMETSGLVLFAKNPFILPILNRLLEKKEISREYWAQVDGHINSKELVFKDKIGRDRHDRRKRVVDTKNGQYAETHISRLKQFPNKTSLVRCKLKTGRTHQIRVHLSHHNLPILGDPLYNRKSKISRLMLHAFRLSFTHPLTLEKLSFNALSDTFERELKKNG from the coding sequence ATGAAATTCACATTTACATTACCAGACTCTCTACCTCAAATGACGGTAAAGCAATTACTTGAGGAACAACTCCTCATCCCTAGAAAAATCCGTCATTTTTTGAGAATCAAGAAACACATTTTGATTAATCAGCGAGAAGTTCATTGGAACGAGATTGTAAGTCCTGGAGATGTTTGCCAGTTAACGTTTGACAAGGAAGATTATCCCGAAAAAGAAATCCCTTGGGGCAATCCTGACCTCGTTCAAGAGGTTTATCAAGATCAACACTTGATTATTGTCAACAAACCAGAGAGGATGAAAACGCATGGTAATCATCCAAACGAAATTGCTCTTCTTAACCATGTCAGTGCCTATGTTGGCCAGACCTGTTATGTCGTTCATCGTCTGGACATGGAAACCAGTGGCTTAGTTCTCTTTGCCAAAAATCCTTTTATCCTACCTATCCTCAATCGCTTACTTGAGAAAAAAGAGATTTCTAGGGAATATTGGGCACAGGTCGACGGACATATCAACAGCAAAGAACTTGTTTTCAAAGACAAAATCGGACGTGATCGCCATGATCGCAGAAAACGAGTAGTTGATACAAAAAATGGCCAATATGCCGAAACGCATATAAGCAGATTAAAGCAATTTCCAAACAAAACTTCCTTGGTTCGTTGCAAGCTAAAGACAGGGCGAACCCATCAGATTCGTGTCCACCTTTCGCATCATAATCTTCCTATCCTGGGTGACCCTCTCTATAATAGGAAATCAAAAATAAGTCGGCTTATGCTCCACGCCTTTCGACTGTCCTTTACCCATCCTCTTACTCTAGAGAAATTAAGCTTCAATGCACTTTCAGATACTTTCGAAAGAGAATTAAAAAAGAATGGATGA
- the yajC gene encoding preprotein translocase subunit YajC — MNPNYTFLIMLVAMFALMFFMQRSQKKQAQKRMESLNKLQKGYEVITIGGLYGTVDEVDTEKRTIVLDVDGVYLTFELAAIKTVLPLKETASLEGAIEK, encoded by the coding sequence ATGAATCCAAATTATACATTTTTAATTATGCTTGTAGCGATGTTTGCCTTGATGTTCTTTATGCAACGCTCTCAAAAGAAACAAGCACAAAAACGTATGGAAAGCTTAAATAAACTGCAAAAAGGCTATGAAGTGATTACAATCGGTGGACTTTACGGAACAGTCGATGAAGTAGATACTGAGAAGAGAACGATTGTTCTTGATGTAGATGGAGTTTACTTGACTTTTGAACTAGCTGCTATCAAGACCGTATTACCGCTGAAAGAAACAGCTTCACTAGAAGGCGCAATTGAAAAATAA
- a CDS encoding ribonuclease P — MLNKIRDYLDFAGIQYRNPDKGGEEREKMLELRHKGQEARKAFTELAKAFQASHPEWQLQQTSQWMNQAQRLRPHLWAYLQCEGEATEPMLALRLYGSPSDFGVSLEVSFIERKKDDRTLDKQTKILEVPVVEGIYYLVYSDGESQKMEATEENRRTLREKVSSQEIRKVLVKADVSFIETQSLETILEELEEAYERLLPYYQATRE; from the coding sequence ATGTTGAATAAGATAAGAGACTATCTAGACTTTGCAGGGATCCAGTATCGTAATCCAGATAAAGGGGGAGAAGAGAGAGAGAAGATGCTGGAATTGCGCCACAAAGGTCAAGAGGCCCGAAAGGCTTTTACAGAACTGGCTAAAGCCTTTCAAGCAAGCCATCCAGAATGGCAACTCCAACAGACTAGCCAGTGGATGAATCAGGCGCAACGTTTGCGACCGCATCTATGGGCCTATTTACAGTGTGAGGGGGAAGCGACAGAGCCTATGTTGGCCCTTCGTTTGTATGGAAGCCCTTCTGATTTTGGAGTTTCACTAGAAGTTAGTTTTATCGAACGTAAGAAGGATGACCGAACTTTAGACAAACAGACCAAGATCCTAGAAGTTCCAGTGGTAGAAGGAATTTATTATTTAGTCTATTCAGATGGAGAAAGTCAAAAGATGGAGGCTACTGAGGAAAATCGTCGTACTTTGCGTGAGAAGGTAAGCAGTCAAGAAATCCGAAAAGTTTTAGTGAAGGCAGATGTTTCTTTTATAGAAACTCAATCATTAGAAACGATTTTAGAAGAATTAGAAGAAGCTTATGAACGCTTACTTCCCTACTATCAGGCGACTAGAGAGTAG
- a CDS encoding membrane protein insertase YidC codes for MKKKLQLTSLLGLSLLIMTACATNGTTSDITANSADLWSKFVYFFAEIIRFLSFDISIGVGIILFTVLIRTVLLPVFQVQMVASRKMQEAQPRIKALREQYPGRDIESRTKLDQEMRKVFKEMGVRQSDSLWPILIQMPVILALFQALSRVDFLKTGHFLWINLGGVDTTLVLPILAAVFTFLSTWLSNKALSERNGATTAMMYGIPVLIFVFGVYAPSGVALYWAVSNAYQVLQTYFLNNPFKIIAEREAVAQAQKDLENRKRKAKKKAQKTK; via the coding sequence GTGAAAAAGAAATTACAGTTGACTAGTTTGCTAGGACTGTCTCTATTGATCATGACAGCCTGTGCAACAAATGGGACAACTAGCGATATTACAGCCAATTCGGCTGATCTTTGGAGTAAATTTGTTTACTTCTTTGCGGAAATCATTCGCTTTTTGTCGTTTGATATCAGTATCGGAGTGGGAATTATCCTCTTTACGGTCTTGATTCGTACAGTTCTCTTGCCAGTCTTCCAAGTGCAAATGGTGGCTTCTAGAAAAATGCAGGAAGCTCAACCACGTATTAAGGCGCTTCGAGAACAATATCCAGGTCGAGATATAGAAAGCAGAACCAAGCTAGACCAGGAAATGCGTAAAGTCTTTAAAGAAATGGGTGTCAGACAGTCAGATTCTCTTTGGCCGATTTTGATTCAGATGCCGGTTATCTTGGCCTTGTTCCAAGCTCTATCAAGAGTTGACTTTTTAAAGACAGGTCATTTCTTATGGATTAACCTTGGTGGTGTGGATACAACCCTTGTTCTTCCTATTTTAGCAGCAGTATTTACCTTTTTAAGTACTTGGTTGTCTAATAAAGCCTTGTCTGAGCGTAATGGAGCTACGACTGCGATGATGTATGGGATTCCAGTCTTGATTTTTGTCTTTGGGGTCTATGCTCCGAGCGGAGTAGCGCTCTACTGGGCAGTGTCCAATGCTTATCAAGTCCTGCAAACCTATTTCTTGAATAATCCATTCAAGATTATCGCAGAGCGCGAGGCTGTAGCTCAGGCACAGAAAGATTTGGAAAATAGAAAAAGAAAAGCCAAGAAAAAGGCTCAGAAAACGAAATAA